From a single Miscanthus floridulus cultivar M001 chromosome 8, ASM1932011v1, whole genome shotgun sequence genomic region:
- the LOC136471915 gene encoding putative F-box/LRR-repeat protein 22 yields MAASSSNPHLLPEQLLPTEGKDAEEETRDWVADLPQDALLAVLRRLDVVDILMGPGHVCRPWRHVTQDKPDLWRHIDMSHHAQLASRVDLQPAARAAVRRSEGQCEAFWAQGLGVDRDQFFLFLADAAPQLKSLRLISCKSISKHGLNEGIRKFHMLEELELSLHSDAATTSSFFSLAETCNAAAEACPLLKRLRLNKYCFHWLSSIGDSEATEIGKMRGLQFLQLFGNSLGNVGLTTILRGCVRLESLDIRHCFNVKMNDEVRAECARLQMLRLPDDSIDDYDLSFGSPANGIPDFYRNVGAPDDDPDPTGNPGSGWYFR; encoded by the exons ATGGCCGCGTCTTCTTCGAACCCACACCTCCTTCCGGAGCAGCTGCTACCTACGGAAGGTAAGGATGCGGAGGAGGAAACGAGGGACTGGGTGGCGGACCTGCCACAGGACGCGCTGCTGGCCGTGCTTCGCCGGCTGGATGTCGTCGACATCCTCATGGGGCCCGGCCATGTTTGCCGGCCCTGGCGCCACGTCACGCAAGACAAGCCCGACCTGTGGCGCCACATCGACATGAGCCACCATGCCCAGCTAGCCAGCCGCGTCGACCTCCAGCCAGCCGCGCGCGCTGCCGTGAGACGCAGCGAGGGCCAGTGCGAGGCCTTCTGGGCTCAGGGCTTGGGCGTCGACCGTGACCAGTTCTTCCTCTTCCTTGCGGACGC GGCTCCGCAACTGAAGAGTCTTCGCCTCATCTCGTGCAAGAGCATCTCCAAGCACGGCCTCAACGAAGGAATAAGGAAGTTCCACATGCTTGAGGAGCTAGAACTGTCACTCCACTCAGACGCGGCCACCACATCCAGCTTCTTCAGCCTCGCTGAGACCTGCAACGCAGCGGCCGAGGCCTGCCCGCTCCTGAAGCGCCTACGGCTGAACAAATACTGTTTCCACTGGCTGTCCAGCATCGGCGACAGCGAAGCCACGGAGATCGGGAAGATGCGCGGCCTGCAGTTCCTGCAACTCTTCGGCAACAGCCTTGGCAACGTCGGCCTCACGACAATCCTCCGTGGCTGCGTGCGTCTCGAGTCTCTCGACATCCGACACTGCTTCAACGTCAAGATGAACGATGAGGTGCGAGCGGAGTGTGCCAGGCTGCAAATGCTGAGGCTACCGGACGACTCCATTGACGACTACGACCTCAGCTTCGGCAGTCCTGCTAACGGGATCCCAGATTTTTATAGGAACGTCGGTGCTCCTGATGATGATCCGGATCCGACGGGTAATCCCGGCAGTGGTTGGTACTTCCGCTAA